The DNA region acaggcctgaatatctatatcctaacattatGGTTAAATAATGCTGTGTATATAAGGCCTTCCAGATTTCTGATTTTCTGTGGTCTAAAACTGGAAGACTTTATTATTagaatattaattaatttagGCTACCATTTTTAGTAGAATTGGGAAGTTAAATATTTAATCAGTAGTGACTACAAATTTCTGTCTTTGTGCTTGTTAAGTAAGCTAATGTTTCATTTCATAATACTTTTTCAGATATTATGGAAGAGGGAAGCAGTATTGCAGTATTGGTGCCAAATATTGTGGAACAGGAAGCTGTACTGATTTCTGAAACGGTCATTGGCTCAACACTAGAAAGCAGTGAAGATCATAGAAAATGTAAAACTGATCCTCTAATCCATGTTATCCAAAAATTAAGCAAAATAGTAGAAAGTGAGAAGTCACAGAGATGCCTTTTAATAGGGAAAAAACGTTCCCATCCTAATACTTCTACACCATCTTTTGAAACACAAGATCTTTGTGAGATCCCAGCTAAAACAATGGAACTGCCTGTTATTGGCATTAAAAAGACTGATGAGCTACAAGCAGATTATGTAACCAATTGTCTTCCACAAAGTAAAAGAAAGGTTATATGCTACCAGTGTGGCCTATGTAAATTTCTATCACCATCTCTTTCTATACTACAAGAACATATAAAACAACATGGTCAACAGAATGAAATTATATTAATGTGCTCAGAATGCCACTTTGCTTCTAAAAACCAAGAAGAACTTGAAGTTCATGTCAGAATTCACCATGAGAATGATGGCAAAAACCAGCCAAATGTGCAACAATGTGTAAATCTCTCAGCTTCATCTTTGCAAGGGCCAGCGGAAGGAAGTGTCAAAGCAGGCACTGATCAGGCAGTAAATCTGGACTGTAAAGGCATAACTCGGTCTACTCCTATAGCTGAAATGGGTGGGAGAAAATGGTATACTTATGAGCAGTATGGCATGTATAGGTGCTTAATTTGTAGCTACACTTGTGGTCAGCAAAGAATGTTAAAAACACATGCATGGAAACATGCAGGTGAGGTTGACTGTTCCTATCCTAtatttgaagaagaaaatgagCCTGCTATCTTGTCAGATGCAACTATAACTCATACACCTCATAGTGTGGATACAATTGTTCTCTCTCTAGAAAATAATGAACTAGATATCCATAGCGACCATTCTCTTCAGCTCCAGATTTGTAGCTCTGAGCAACTGTCATGTAAATCTCCACCAGTGGTAGAAAATGGAAGAGAGGAGGAGGTCCTAAGTCAATCAACAGCCCTTTCCCCTACTGGAGAACCGTTAGAGGAAACCATGTCGGATACAGATACAGAGCAAGATAATTTGATAACTGATAGCCTACTTTCATCAGCACAGAAAATCATTAACTGTAGCCCAAATAAGAAAGGTCATGTTAATGTAATAGTAGAGCGCTTGCCAAGTGCTGAAGAAACTGTTTTACAAAAACCTTTCTTAATGAACACTGACATTGAAGCTGAGAAAAAATTAATCTCAGAGGAGTCCCAGGTTGTGTGTGAAGGACCTGGTGAAGTTTATCACTCAGATGAAATTGAAGAAGTAATAATAGGATGGAGCAATACTGAGAAGAAAGATGATGATTTAATCTCTAATAAAGGCATAGCAGCTGATGAAAATGCCCCTCCTGTGCGAAGAAGAACAAATTCAGAGTCTCTGAGACTGCACTCGTTAGCTGCAGAAGCTCTTGTTACAATGCCTATCAGAGCTGCAGAACTAACAAGATCCAGCTTTAGGGCCTTCGCTGCGGTAAACTCTTTAGATACAGATACAGGACAAAGACAGTCGGATGGCGCTTGTGCAGCCCATTCTAAAATGGTATCATCACTTAAAAACCCTCCAGAGGGATTAACTAGTTTAAACCAAAGTGACTGTGCAATAATGGAGCTACAGAAGGACAAACCAGAGCTATCAGAAGCACCAATTAAAATGGGCATTAGTATGTCGCTGCTCACAGTAATTGAAAAATTGAGAGAGAGGACAGATCAGAATGCTTCTGATGATGACATTTTGAAAGAATTACAGGACAATGCACAATGCCAACCTGTGAATGACATGAACATGCCAGGAAGTAACCTGGTAGAGTACATACCTAATGTAGATCGACCATACCGCTGTCGCCTATGCCATTATAGCAGTGGCAATAAGGGCTACATAAAACAACACTTGAGAGTCCATCGTCAAAGGCAACCATATCAGTGTCCTATTTGTGAGCATATAGCTGACAATAGTAAAGATTTAGAAAGCCACATGATCAACCACTGCAAAACCAGAATGTATCAATGCAAGCAATGTGAAGAATCCTTTCATTATAAGGTGAAGTTATTTCCTTTGCATCTGTCTAGAATAGCAGTTTAACTGTTTGCTACTAATTAACTGTTTTGTTACTTTCTTTTAATTAAACTAAGTTAACCACAGGAATTATCAAAGTATGGCATCTTGGCTGCAACGTCATTACAAATGGAGACTATTAGAACTACTCTTGTACTACTGTATTCTTGCAACATGTCTTGCAACctcaagttatttatttttacatgtcCTCTGTTTCTTTgtgaaaaatattacattttcagTGAGAGTCATCATAGTGACCCATTAATGCCCTACTTCTGGCCTGTTAACCTGTAGAAATAACAGGAGGGAATGGAAGCATTAGGAGGGGATAGTCTAGATAACCTAATAGTCCACTTCAGAGTGGACTCAAACATGACCCCTCATTGGGAGTGGGTGCAAAACCAGAGATGGTTCTTCTAGAACAAGGTTTCTCAAATTCATTGCActacaacccccttctgacagcaacaattactacatgaccccaggagtggaGACTGAGctcacccaagccctgctgccccaggcggggggcctgtaacctgagccctgccacccaggactGCAGCTGTTGGGCTTCGGTCCTGGGTGGTGCGgctttggccccagcaagtctaagtcagccctggtgaccccattaaaatagggTCCCGACCCACTGTTCTAGAAACTTTAGCCCAGAAAAATCTTCTGAGAGATAAAAATTTCTTTATTTCTCATTCTGTTGCTGCTTCATGGAACAGATGTTATGCAGGGGACCAAATCTGAAAAATTACAGTCCAGAGCTGAATACTGTGCCACGGTCACAGTTTTAGCCTCTCTGTTTAACACATTAGTGTTGCAGGATGATGCATTTatatgtgaatttagtgcttatgaAAAGATATCGATAGCACTGGTAACTGTAGTCTTTCAGTCATTCACACAATTGGGACCAGCACAGGCAATGGCAGTGCAAACTTGCCCACTTGTCCTGTTCAATCTTAATTTGGGAGGACAACATTTAGATTAAAGTAAGTCACCTCCATAGTTGATGAGAATTTTTGTCATGGCCAGTAGAAGGTGGAATGACATCTTTCATCTAAGCCTCTGGATAATCACCAGAAAACATAGGCACTACTGATCTGGTCCACATTTGAATCTGTGAATTAGAACTGATTGCTTCTCTATCCTATTACCAGTAACCTGAGCTACCCAGTCCTCTTTTCTCCTATTTTCCTCCTATCCCCATCCCCCTCATTTCACTGAGAAGAAATTTTTCCTATTAGGATTTTATTATTCTTTGAGAGTTTCAGTATATTACTATATTATATCTGAATGTGAAGAAAAGTTTAAtcttaaaattattttacatttagaaGAACAGGAAGTTACTTCAACAGGTCACTTTTTTCTAATGATcgattttgctttttaaaaaaaaagcttcttgCTATTTAGTATCTGTCAGATATCTAATGTCTACTCTTTAAAACAGTCAAAAGCATTTCATTCATTGAGTTGTCATCTTAGTACcattttttgcattttatatGTTGTACAGTTAGTCAATTAACTGAGGCATTCTGCAAATACATATGAGCTAATGT from Chelonia mydas isolate rCheMyd1 chromosome 12, rCheMyd1.pri.v2, whole genome shotgun sequence includes:
- the ZNF507 gene encoding zinc finger protein 507 isoform X3, which gives rise to MEEGSSIAVLVPNIVEQEAVLISETVIGSTLESSEDHRKCKTDPLIHVIQKLSKIVESEKSQRCLLIGKKRSHPNTSTPSFETQDLCEIPAKTMELPVIGIKKTDELQADYVTNCLPQSKRKVICYQCGLCKFLSPSLSILQEHIKQHGQQNEIILMCSECHFASKNQEELEVHVRIHHENDGKNQPNVQQCVNLSASSLQGPAEGSVKAGTDQAVNLDCKGITRSTPIAEMGGRKWYTYEQYGMYRCLICSYTCGQQRMLKTHAWKHAGEVDCSYPIFEEENEPAILSDATITHTPHSVDTIVLSLENNELDIHSDHSLQLQICSSEQLSCKSPPVVENGREEEVLSQSTALSPTGEPLEETMSDTDTEQDNLITDSLLSSAQKIINCSPNKKGHVNVIVERLPSAEETVLQKPFLMNTDIEAEKKLISEESQVVCEGPGEVYHSDEIEEVIIGWSNTEKKDDDLISNKGIAADENAPPVRRRTNSESLRLHSLAAEALVTMPIRAAELTRSSFRAFAAVNSLDTDTGQRQSDGACAAHSKMVSSLKNPPEGLTSLNQSDCAIMELQKDKPELSEAPIKMGISMSLLTVIEKLRERTDQNASDDDILKELQDNAQCQPVNDMNMPGSNLVEYIPNVDRPYRCRLCHYSSGNKGYIKQHLRVHRQRQPYQCPICEHIADNSKDLESHMINHCKTRMYQCKQCEESFHYKSQLRNHEREQHSLPDLLSTATSNKLIVSSEADEREGNKPSVQKLYRCDVCDYASTTYVGVRNHRRIHNSDKPYRCRVCDFATTNMNSLKCHMRRHPQEHQAVQLMEQYKCSLCGYVCSHPPSLKSHMWKHASDQNYNYEQVNKAINDAISQSGRCPNGDLVSALQE
- the ZNF507 gene encoding zinc finger protein 507 isoform X7, which produces MEEGSSIAVLVPNIVEQEAVLISETVIGSTLESSEDHRKCKTDPLIHVIQKLSKIVESEKSQRCLLIGKKRSHPNTSTPSFETQDLCEIPAKTMELPVIGIKKTDELQADYVTNCLPQSKRKVICYQCGLCKFLSPSLSILQEHIKQHGQQNEIILMCSECHFASKNQEELEVHVRIHHENDGKNQPNVQQCVNLSASSLQGPAEGSVKAGTDQAVNLDCKGITRSTPIAEMGGRKWYTYEQYGMYRCLICSYTCGQQRMLKTHAWKHAGEVDCSYPIFEEENEPAILSDATITHTPHSVDTIVLSLENNELDIHSDHSLQLQICSSEQLSCKSPPVVENGREEEVLSQSTALSPTGEPLEETMSDTDTEQDNLITDSLLSSAQKIINCSPNKKGHVNVIVERLPSAEETVLQKPFLMNTDIEAEKKLISEESQVVCEGPGEVYHSDEIEEVIIGWSNTEKKDDDLISNKGIAADENAPPVRRRTNSESLRLHSLAAEALVTMPIRAAELTRSSFRAFAAVNSLDTDTGQRQSDGACAAHSKMVSSLKNPPEGLTSLNQSDCAIMELQKDKPELSEAPIKMGISMSLLTVIEKLRERTDQNASDDDILKELQDNAQCQPVNDMNMPGSNLVEYIPNVDRPYRCRLCHYSSGNKGYIKQHLRVHRQRQPYQCPICEHIADNSKDLESHMINHCKTRMYQCKQCEESFHYKSQLRNHEREQHSLPDLLSTATSNKLIVSSEADEREGNKPSVQKLYRCDVCDYASTTYVGVRNHRRIHNSDKPYRHCIQQCLIQ
- the ZNF507 gene encoding zinc finger protein 507 isoform X4 produces the protein MEEGSSIAVLVPNIVEQEAVLISETVIGSTLESSEDHRKCKTDPLIHVIQKLSKIVESEKSQRCLLIGKKRSHPNTSTPSFETQDLCEIPAKTMELPVIGIKKTDELQADYVTNCLPQSKRKVICYQCGLCKFLSPSLSILQEHIKQHGQQNEIILMCSECHFASKNQEELEVHVRIHHENDGKNQPNVQQCVNLSASSLQGPAEGSVKAGTDQAVNLDCKGITRSTPIAEMGGRKWYTYEQYGMYRCLICSYTCGQQRMLKTHAWKHAGEVDCSYPIFEEENEPAILSDATITHTPHSVDTIVLSLENNELDIHSDHSLQLQICSSEQLSCKSPPVVENGREEEVLSQSTALSPTGEPLEETMSDTDTEQDNLITDSLLSSAQKIINCSPNKKGHVNVIVERLPSAEETVLQKPFLMNTDIEAEKKLISEESQVVCEGPGEVYHSDEIEEVIIGWSNTEKKDDDLISNKGIAADENAPPVRRRTNSESLRLHSLAAEALVTMPIRAAELTRSSFRAFAAVNSLDTDTGQRQSDGACAAHSKMVSSLKNPPEGLTSLNQSDCAIMELQKDKPELSEAPIKMGISMSLLTVIEKLRERTDQNASDDDILKELQDNAQCQPVNDMNMPGSNLVEYIPNVDRPYRCRLCHYSSGNKGYIKQHLRVHRQRQPYQCPICEHIADNSKDLESHMINHCKTRMYQCKQCEESFHYKSQLRNHEREQHSLPDLLSTATSNKLIVSSEADEREGNKPSVQKLYRCDVCDYASTTYVGVRNHRRIHNSDKPYRCRVCDFATTNMNSLKCHMRRHPQEHQAVQLMEQYKFPMGLCCAICSYIDPWMNSTDSDPGSC
- the ZNF507 gene encoding zinc finger protein 507 isoform X1, coding for MEEGSSIAVLVPNIVEQEAVLISETVIGSTLESSEDHRKCKTDPLIHVIQKLSKIVESEKSQRCLLIGKKRSHPNTSTPSFETQDLCEIPAKTMELPVIGIKKTDELQADYVTNCLPQSKRKVICYQCGLCKFLSPSLSILQEHIKQHGQQNEIILMCSECHFASKNQEELEVHVRIHHENDGKNQPNVQQCVNLSASSLQGPAEGSVKAGTDQAVNLDCKGITRSTPIAEMGGRKWYTYEQYGMYRCLICSYTCGQQRMLKTHAWKHAGEVDCSYPIFEEENEPAILSDATITHTPHSVDTIVLSLENNELDIHSDHSLQLQICSSEQLSCKSPPVVENGREEEVLSQSTALSPTGEPLEETMSDTDTEQDNLITDSLLSSAQKIINCSPNKKGHVNVIVERLPSAEETVLQKPFLMNTDIEAEKKLISEESQVVCEGPGEVYHSDEIEEVIIGWSNTEKKDDDLISNKGIAADENAPPVRRRTNSESLRLHSLAAEALVTMPIRAAELTRSSFRAFAAVNSLDTDTGQRQSDGACAAHSKMVSSLKNPPEGLTSLNQSDCAIMELQKDKPELSEAPIKMGISMSLLTVIEKLRERTDQNASDDDILKELQDNAQCQPVNDMNMPGSNLVEYIPNVDRPYRCRLCHYSSGNKGYIKQHLRVHRQRQPYQCPICEHIADNSKDLESHMINHCKTRMYQCKQCEESFHYKSQLRNHEREQHSLPDLLSTATSNKLIVSSEADEREGNKPSVQKLYRCDVCDYASTTYVGVRNHRRIHNSDKPYRCRVCDFATTNMNSLKCHMRRHPQEHQAVQLMEQYKCSLCGYVCSHPPSLKSHMWKHASDQNYNYEQVNKAINDAISQSGRFQGQLPGKTLLESTDESLVPVLGSSENLVSFSESINQTTNEISGSNENQKLNPTINTSCNLEKNSSQSHLGTEYCVLLFCCCICGFESTNKENLLDHMKEHEGEIINIILNKDHNATQNSN
- the ZNF507 gene encoding zinc finger protein 507 isoform X8, translated to MEEGSSIAVLVPNIVEQEAVLISETVIGSTLESSEDHRKCKTDPLIHVIQKLSKIVESEKSQRCLLIGKKRSHPNTSTPSFETQDLCEIPAKTMELPVIGIKKTDELQADYVTNCLPQSKRKVICYQCGLCKFLSPSLSILQEHIKQHGQQNEIILMCSECHFASKNQEELEVHVRIHHENDGKNQPNVQQCVNLSASSLQGPAEGSVKAGTDQAVNLDCKGITRSTPIAEMGGRKWYTYEQYGMYRCLICSYTCGQQRMLKTHAWKHAGEVDCSYPIFEEENEPAILSDATITHTPHSVDTIVLSLENNELDIHSDHSLQLQICSSEQLSCKSPPVVENGREEEVLSQSTALSPTGEPLEETMSDTDTEQDNLITDSLLSSAQKIINCSPNKKGHVNVIVERLPSAEETVLQKPFLMNTDIEAEKKLISEESQVVCEGPGEVYHSDEIEEVIIGWSNTEKKDDDLISNKGIAADENAPPVRRRTNSESLRLHSLAAEALVTMPIRAAELTRSSFRAFAAVNSLDTDTGQRQSDGACAAHSKMVSSLKNPPEGLTSLNQSDCAIMELQKDKPELSEAPIKMGISMSLLTVIEKLRERTDQNASDDDILKELQDNAQCQPVNDMNMPGSNLVEYIPNVDRPYRCRLCHYSSGNKGYIKQHLRVHRQRQPYQCPICEHIADNSKDLESHMINHCKTRMYQCKQCEESFHYKSQLRNHEREQHSLPDLLSTATSNKLIVSSEADEREGNKPSVQKLYRCDVCDYASTTYVGVRNHRRIHNSDKPYSF
- the ZNF507 gene encoding zinc finger protein 507 isoform X6 — protein: MEEGSSIAVLVPNIVEQEAVLISETVIGSTLESSEDHRKCKTDPLIHVIQKLSKIVESEKSQRCLLIGKKRSHPNTSTPSFETQDLCEIPAKTMELPVIGIKKTDELQADYVTNCLPQSKRKVICYQCGLCKFLSPSLSILQEHIKQHGQQNEIILMCSECHFASKNQEELEVHVRIHHENDGKNQPNVQQCVNLSASSLQGPAEGSVKAGTDQAVNLDCKGITRSTPIAEMGGRKWYTYEQYGMYRCLICSYTCGQQRMLKTHAWKHAGEVDCSYPIFEEENEPAILSDATITHTPHSVDTIVLSLENNELDIHSDHSLQLQICSSEQLSCKSPPVVENGREEEVLSQSTALSPTGEPLEETMSDTDTEQDNLITDSLLSSAQKIINCSPNKKGHVNVIVERLPSAEETVLQKPFLMNTDIEAEKKLISEESQVVCEGPGEVYHSDEIEEVIIGWSNTEKKDDDLISNKGIAADENAPPVRRRTNSESLRLHSLAAEALVTMPIRAAELTRSSFRAFAAVNSLDTDTGQRQSDGACAAHSKMVSSLKNPPEGLTSLNQSDCAIMELQKDKPELSEAPIKMGISMSLLTVIEKLRERTDQNASDDDILKELQDNAQCQPVNDMNMPGSNLVEYIPNVDRPYRCRLCHYSSGNKGYIKQHLRVHRQRQPYQCPICEHIADNSKDLESHMINHCKTRMYQCKQCEESFHYKSQLRNHEREQHSLPDLLSTATSNKLIVSSEADEREGNKPSVQKLYRCDVCDYASTTYVGVRNHRRIHNSDKPYRISALERTNL
- the ZNF507 gene encoding zinc finger protein 507 isoform X5; the protein is MEEGSSIAVLVPNIVEQEAVLISETVIGSTLESSEDHRKCKTDPLIHVIQKLSKIVESEKSQRCLLIGKKRSHPNTSTPSFETQDLCEIPAKTMELPVIGIKKTDELQADYVTNCLPQSKRKVICYQCGLCKFLSPSLSILQEHIKQHGQQNEIILMCSECHFASKNQEELEVHVRIHHENDGKNQPNVQQCVNLSASSLQGPAEGSVKAGTDQAVNLDCKGITRSTPIAEMGGRKWYTYEQYGMYRCLICSYTCGQQRMLKTHAWKHAGEVDCSYPIFEEENEPAILSDATITHTPHSVDTIVLSLENNELDIHSDHSLQLQICSSEQLSCKSPPVVENGREEEVLSQSTALSPTGEPLEETMSDTDTEQDNLITDSLLSSAQKIINCSPNKKGHVNVIVERLPSAEETVLQKPFLMNTDIEAEKKLISEESQVVCEGPGEVYHSDEIEEVIIGWSNTEKKDDDLISNKGIAADENAPPVRRRTNSESLRLHSLAAEALVTMPIRAAELTRSSFRAFAAVNSLDTDTGQRQSDGACAAHSKMVSSLKNPPEGLTSLNQSDCAIMELQKDKPELSEAPIKMGISMSLLTVIEKLRERTDQNASDDDILKELQDNAQCQPVNDMNMPGSNLVEYIPNVDRPYRCRLCHYSSGNKGYIKQHLRVHRQRQPYQCPICEHIADNSKDLESHMINHCKTRMYQCKQCEESFHYKSQLRNHEREQHSLPDLLSTATSNKLIVSSEADEREGNKPSVQKLYRCDVCDYASTTYVGVRNHRRIHNSDKPYRCPNGDLVSALQE
- the ZNF507 gene encoding zinc finger protein 507 isoform X2 is translated as MEEGSSIAVLVPNIVEQEAVLISETVIGSTLESSEDHRKCKTDPLIHVIQKLSKIVESEKSQRCLLIGKKRSHPNTSTPSFETQDLCEIPAKTMELPVIGIKKTDELQADYVTNCLPQSKRKVICYQCGLCKFLSPSLSILQEHIKQHGQQNEIILMCSECHFASKNQEELEVHVRIHHENDGKNQPNVQQCVNLSASSLQGPAEGSVKAGTDQAVNLDCKGITRSTPIAEMGGRKWYTYEQYGMYRCLICSYTCGQQRMLKTHAWKHAGEVDCSYPIFEEENEPAILSDATITHTPHSVDTIVLSLENNELDIHSDHSLQLQICSSEQLSCKSPPVVENGREEEVLSQSTALSPTGEPLEETMSDTDTEQDNLITDSLLSSAQKIINCSPNKKGHVNVIVERLPSAEETVLQKPFLMNTDIEAEKKLISEESQVVCEGPGEVYHSDEIEEVIIGWSNTEKKDDDLISNKGIAADENAPPVRRRTNSESLRLHSLAAEALVTMPIRAAELTRSSFRAFAAVNSLDTDTGQRQSDGACAAHSKMVSSLKNPPEGLTSLNQSDCAIMELQKDKPELSEAPIKMGISMSLLTVIEKLRERTDQNASDDDILKELQDNAQCQPVNDMNMPGSNLVEYIPNVDRPYRCRLCHYSSGNKGYIKQHLRVHRQRQPYQCPICEHIADNSKDLESHMINHCKTRMYQCKQCEESFHYKSQLRNHEREQHSLPDLLSTATSNKLIVSSEADEREGNKPSVQKLYRCDVCDYASTTYVGVRNHRRIHNSDKPYRCSLCGYVCSHPPSLKSHMWKHASDQNYNYEQVNKAINDAISQSGRFQGQLPGKTLLESTDESLVPVLGSSENLVSFSESINQTTNEISGSNENQKLNPTINTSCNLEKNSSQSHLGTEYCVLLFCCCICGFESTNKENLLDHMKEHEGEIINIILNKDHNATQNSN